A genomic window from Agreia sp. COWG includes:
- a CDS encoding pentapeptide repeat-containing protein has product MARRRALRRGRMMILVTVAAAALFVVLLPATAASAEVFYDEGGCVVQQITDGAPAGSSQCAGVNFGGTSMGQAAFMGANLVGANLSGSKLQAANFTGANISGADFSGSQVEGADFTDSGILPGMITAEAADASGAAITFSPVVPTGLTAGDCLIVDTPVTSGTVFPVGDSGMVCKFSSSNGTATAVVKIQVTPHPEASATAAPLFTDEPTAAPTSTTATSSRPPTNWGLVLGVAGGAVVVLALGIAAMIVSRRRAKS; this is encoded by the coding sequence ATGGCGAGACGACGTGCGCTCCGGCGCGGCCGAATGATGATTCTGGTGACGGTCGCGGCGGCGGCGCTGTTCGTTGTGCTGCTGCCGGCCACCGCGGCCTCCGCCGAGGTGTTCTACGACGAGGGCGGATGCGTCGTTCAGCAGATCACCGACGGGGCGCCCGCCGGGAGCAGCCAGTGCGCCGGCGTGAACTTCGGCGGAACCAGCATGGGCCAGGCCGCCTTCATGGGTGCCAACCTGGTGGGGGCCAATCTCTCCGGCTCGAAGCTTCAGGCGGCGAACTTCACGGGCGCGAACATCTCGGGGGCCGATTTCAGCGGCTCGCAGGTCGAGGGGGCCGACTTCACCGACTCTGGCATTCTGCCCGGCATGATCACGGCGGAGGCGGCGGATGCCTCCGGCGCGGCGATCACCTTCTCACCGGTCGTTCCGACCGGGCTCACGGCGGGCGACTGCCTCATCGTCGATACGCCGGTCACCAGCGGCACCGTGTTTCCCGTCGGAGACTCAGGGATGGTGTGCAAATTCAGCTCGTCGAACGGCACGGCGACAGCGGTGGTCAAAATCCAGGTGACGCCGCACCCCGAGGCGAGCGCTACTGCCGCTCCACTGTTCACCGATGAGCCCACGGCTGCTCCGACCTCGACCACTGCGACGAGCTCGCGGCCCCCGACGAACTGGGGACTGGTTCTCGGCGTCGCCGGGGGAGCAGTCGTCGTCCTGGCTCTGGGAATCGCGGCGATGATCGTGTCTCGCCGCCGGGCGAAGTCGTAA
- the gcvP gene encoding aminomethyl-transferring glycine dehydrogenase encodes MSLPFTARHIGTDAPAQAVMLSRLGYDSVDGLVRAAIPGSIQLSETHRAEAIPAAATERETIAELRALANANTVNRSMIGLGYYDTITPAVIRRNVLENPSWYTAYTPYQPEISQGRLEALINFQTMVADLTGLSTANASMLDEATAVVEGMLLARRASKSTSNVFLVDADALPQTKSLLRSRAEAVGIEIVELTLDRVDHPASHEHTLATGFGAFIQYPGASGRVWDPRDVIEAVHASGGLAVVAADLLALTLITSPGELGADVAVGTSQRFGVPMGFGGPHAGYMAVRAGLERQLPGRLVGVSQDASGHHAYRLSLQAREQHIRREKATSNICTAQVLLAVMAGMYAVYHGPEGLQQIALDVNRAARRLASALEAAGVELVHEDFFDTIRITVAGRAAEIAEKAHAGGYLLNVVDGDTVGVSVDETTTSTDVDAVLALFGVEATTDTAELAESLPEHVLRTSDYLTHEVFNTHRSETQMMRYLKRLADYDYALDRGMIPLGSCTMKLNAATEMEAVTWPEFGALHPFAPRPDVEGYLTLIAQLETWLAEVTGYDSVSLQPNAGSQGELAGLLAIRGYHHANGDQNRTVCLIPSSAHGTNAASAVLAGMKVVVIACDENGNVDVDDLKAKIELHAASLAALMITYPSTHGVYEHEVSEICRLVHAAGGQVYVDGANLNALLGFARFGDFGGDVSHLNLHKTFCIPHGGGGPGVGPVAAKAHLAPFLPGHPQAQDASHPLAGGGSVVHGGGSVSAAPYGSPSILPISWSYVRMMGSQGLADATGAAVLAANYVASRLKDHFPVLYAGENGLVAHECIIDIRPLTAATGVTVDDVAKRLIDYGFHAPTMSFPVAGTLMVEPTESEDLPEIDRFIDAMISIKGEAEQVAAGEWPADDNPLRNAPHTAQSVIEGDWSHPYDRETAVYPVRTLIRGKYWPPVRRIDQAWGDRHLVCSCPPPEAFE; translated from the coding sequence ATGTCACTTCCCTTCACCGCGCGGCACATCGGCACCGATGCCCCCGCGCAGGCCGTCATGCTCTCACGACTCGGCTACGACTCCGTCGATGGCCTCGTTCGCGCCGCCATCCCCGGCTCTATTCAGCTGTCGGAGACGCACAGAGCCGAGGCCATTCCCGCGGCCGCCACGGAACGGGAGACCATCGCCGAGCTTCGCGCTCTCGCGAACGCGAACACCGTGAACCGCTCGATGATCGGCCTCGGCTACTACGACACGATCACTCCCGCCGTCATCCGGCGAAACGTGCTCGAGAACCCGAGCTGGTACACGGCCTACACGCCCTACCAACCCGAGATCTCGCAGGGCCGCCTCGAGGCTCTGATCAACTTCCAGACCATGGTCGCCGACCTCACCGGGTTGTCGACCGCCAATGCCTCCATGCTCGACGAGGCCACCGCCGTGGTCGAGGGCATGCTGCTGGCGAGGCGCGCGTCGAAATCGACCTCTAATGTGTTTCTCGTCGACGCGGATGCCCTGCCGCAGACCAAGTCCCTGCTGCGCTCACGCGCCGAGGCCGTCGGTATCGAGATCGTCGAACTCACCCTCGATCGTGTCGACCACCCCGCGTCGCACGAGCACACGCTGGCCACCGGATTCGGCGCCTTCATCCAGTACCCCGGTGCATCCGGCCGGGTATGGGACCCGCGCGACGTGATCGAGGCGGTGCACGCATCCGGCGGCCTCGCCGTGGTCGCAGCCGATCTGCTCGCCCTCACGCTCATCACCTCGCCCGGTGAGCTCGGCGCCGACGTCGCCGTCGGAACCAGCCAGCGCTTCGGCGTTCCCATGGGCTTCGGCGGCCCGCACGCCGGCTACATGGCCGTGCGGGCAGGGCTCGAGCGCCAGCTTCCCGGCCGTCTCGTGGGCGTCAGCCAGGATGCCTCTGGTCACCACGCGTACCGACTCAGCCTGCAGGCGCGCGAGCAGCACATCCGTCGAGAGAAGGCCACCTCGAACATCTGCACGGCGCAGGTGCTGTTGGCGGTGATGGCGGGAATGTACGCGGTCTACCACGGTCCCGAAGGCCTGCAGCAGATCGCGCTCGACGTGAACCGCGCTGCGCGGAGACTCGCGAGCGCCCTCGAGGCCGCGGGAGTCGAGCTCGTGCACGAGGACTTCTTCGACACCATCCGCATCACCGTCGCCGGCCGCGCCGCCGAGATCGCCGAGAAGGCGCACGCGGGCGGCTACCTGCTGAACGTGGTCGACGGTGACACCGTGGGCGTCTCGGTCGACGAGACCACCACCAGCACAGACGTCGACGCCGTTCTCGCGCTCTTCGGGGTCGAGGCGACCACCGATACCGCAGAGCTGGCCGAGAGCCTGCCGGAGCACGTGCTGCGCACGAGCGACTACCTCACCCACGAGGTCTTCAACACGCACCGCTCCGAGACGCAGATGATGCGCTATCTCAAGCGCCTGGCCGACTACGACTACGCGCTCGACCGCGGCATGATCCCGCTGGGCTCCTGCACGATGAAGCTCAACGCAGCCACCGAGATGGAGGCCGTCACCTGGCCCGAGTTCGGCGCGCTGCACCCCTTCGCTCCGCGGCCGGATGTCGAGGGGTACCTCACCCTCATCGCCCAGCTCGAGACGTGGTTGGCCGAGGTCACGGGCTACGACTCCGTGTCGTTGCAGCCGAACGCGGGAAGCCAAGGCGAGCTCGCGGGGCTCCTCGCCATCCGCGGCTACCACCACGCCAACGGGGATCAGAACAGAACCGTCTGCCTCATTCCGTCGAGCGCGCACGGAACCAACGCGGCCTCTGCCGTGCTGGCGGGCATGAAGGTCGTCGTGATCGCCTGCGACGAGAACGGCAACGTCGACGTTGATGACCTCAAGGCGAAGATCGAGTTGCACGCCGCCTCGCTCGCGGCGCTCATGATCACCTACCCGTCGACGCACGGTGTCTACGAGCACGAGGTATCGGAGATCTGCCGTCTGGTGCACGCGGCCGGTGGTCAGGTCTACGTCGATGGCGCGAATCTGAATGCCCTGCTCGGCTTCGCCCGCTTCGGCGACTTCGGCGGCGACGTGTCGCACCTCAACCTGCATAAGACGTTCTGCATCCCCCATGGCGGCGGAGGCCCGGGTGTCGGGCCCGTGGCGGCGAAGGCTCACCTCGCTCCGTTCCTGCCCGGCCACCCGCAGGCGCAGGACGCGTCGCATCCGCTCGCCGGGGGCGGCTCGGTCGTGCACGGCGGCGGCTCCGTCTCCGCCGCGCCCTACGGAAGCCCGAGCATCCTGCCGATCAGCTGGTCGTACGTGCGCATGATGGGCTCCCAGGGGCTCGCGGATGCGACGGGTGCGGCCGTCTTGGCCGCCAACTACGTCGCGTCCCGGCTGAAAGACCACTTCCCCGTGCTCTATGCGGGCGAGAACGGCCTCGTCGCCCACGAGTGCATCATCGACATCCGCCCGCTGACGGCCGCCACAGGCGTGACCGTCGACGACGTGGCGAAGCGACTGATCGACTACGGCTTCCACGCGCCCACCATGAGCTTCCCCGTGGCCGGAACGCTCATGGTCGAGCCCACGGAGAGCGAGGACCTGCCCGAGATCGACCGCTTCATCGACGCCATGATCTCGATCAAGGGCGAGGCGGAACAGGTCGCCGCGGGCGAATGGCCCGCAGACGACAACCCCCTTCGCAACGCGCCGCACACGGCACAGAGCGTGATCGAGGGGGACTGGTCGCACCCGTACGACCGCGAGACTGCGGTCTACCCGGTGCGCACGCTCATTCGCGGCAAGTACTGGCCCCCCGTTCGTCGCATCGACCAGGCGTGGGGCGACCGTCACCTGGTGTGCTCGTGCCCGCCGCCCGAGGCGTTCGAGTAG
- the gcvH gene encoding glycine cleavage system protein GcvH has protein sequence MATESELQYTSEHEWVLVEGTTATIGITAYAAEKLGDVVYVDLPDVGTELVNGSIVGEIESTKSVGELFAPVDGTVLEKNAAVEETPELVNSDPLGDGWLIKVQFTELPALLSFDEYAALLGE, from the coding sequence ATGGCCACCGAAAGCGAACTGCAGTACACGAGCGAGCACGAGTGGGTGCTCGTCGAGGGCACCACGGCAACGATCGGCATCACCGCCTACGCCGCCGAGAAGCTGGGCGACGTGGTCTACGTAGACCTGCCCGACGTGGGAACAGAGCTCGTCAACGGGTCGATCGTGGGCGAGATCGAATCCACCAAATCCGTGGGCGAGCTGTTCGCGCCGGTCGACGGAACCGTGCTCGAGAAGAACGCCGCCGTCGAGGAGACGCCTGAGCTAGTGAACAGCGACCCGCTCGGCGATGGCTGGCTCATCAAGGTGCAGTTCACCGAGCTTCCGGCCCTGCTGTCGTTCGACGAGTACGCCGCCCTGCTGGGGGAGTAA
- the gcvT gene encoding glycine cleavage system aminomethyltransferase GcvT, with amino-acid sequence MTDRYSPLHRLHVDAGASFTDFAGWQMPVRYSSDLAEHHAVRTAAGIFDLSHMGEIYVVGPEASDALDYAFAGRLSAIEVGQAKYSLLLNREGGIIDDVVVYRTGDDSTGGDKYMVVANASNREVVASELEDRTAPFECEVFDESDELALIAVQGPRSRDILIATNGFAIEGGHPDGRDVAEKLAALKYYRALPGSFAGQPALIARTGYTGEDGFEIYISPDHAEELWGALIEAGDPLGLVPAGLASRDTLRLEAGMPLYGHELGTETLPVQAGLGRVVALATKEDFVGREAIETGPAPDARVLVGLVAEGKRAARADYAVFADDDSTDAIGVITSGALSPSLGVPIAMAYVAPELSAADTVLSVDIRGKRLSYRVTTLPFYRRKKD; translated from the coding sequence GTGACCGACAGATATTCACCACTGCACCGCCTGCACGTCGACGCGGGCGCGAGCTTCACCGATTTCGCCGGGTGGCAGATGCCCGTGCGCTACTCGAGCGATCTGGCCGAGCATCACGCCGTGCGCACGGCCGCCGGCATCTTCGACCTGTCGCATATGGGCGAGATCTACGTGGTGGGACCGGAGGCATCCGATGCCCTCGACTACGCGTTCGCGGGCAGGCTGTCGGCCATCGAGGTCGGCCAGGCGAAGTACAGCCTGCTGCTGAACCGCGAGGGCGGCATAATCGATGACGTCGTGGTCTACCGCACCGGCGACGACAGCACCGGCGGCGACAAATATATGGTCGTCGCGAACGCATCGAACCGCGAGGTCGTGGCCTCCGAGCTCGAGGACCGCACCGCGCCGTTCGAGTGCGAGGTCTTCGACGAGAGCGACGAGCTGGCGCTGATCGCCGTGCAGGGCCCGCGCTCCCGCGACATCCTGATCGCCACGAACGGCTTCGCCATCGAGGGCGGTCACCCCGACGGGCGCGACGTCGCAGAGAAGCTCGCTGCGCTCAAGTACTACAGGGCGCTGCCCGGTTCTTTCGCCGGCCAGCCTGCATTGATCGCCCGCACCGGGTACACCGGCGAAGACGGCTTCGAGATCTACATCAGCCCCGACCACGCCGAAGAGCTGTGGGGCGCCCTCATCGAGGCCGGCGACCCCCTCGGCCTCGTGCCGGCGGGCCTCGCTAGCCGCGACACCCTGCGCCTCGAGGCGGGCATGCCGCTCTATGGACACGAGCTCGGAACAGAGACGCTGCCCGTGCAGGCGGGCCTCGGCCGGGTCGTGGCGCTCGCCACGAAAGAAGATTTCGTAGGCCGCGAGGCCATCGAGACGGGCCCGGCACCGGATGCGCGGGTGCTCGTGGGCCTGGTCGCCGAGGGCAAGCGGGCCGCCCGAGCCGACTATGCGGTCTTCGCAGACGACGACAGTACCGACGCGATCGGCGTCATCACGAGCGGCGCCCTGTCGCCGAGCCTCGGCGTTCCCATCGCCATGGCCTATGTGGCCCCAGAACTATCGGCAGCCGACACGGTGCTGAGCGTCGACATCCGCGGCAAGCGCCTCAGCTACCGCGTCACCACCCTCCCGTTCTACCGCAGGAAGAAGGACTGA
- a CDS encoding LysR family transcriptional regulator yields MDHRLNKLFITAAKELHFARAAKAEGIPRSSMIAAVKQLEENLGYPLFDYDAESTVLTPEGEAFVEKAKADLAKSTGNSTITAPQAGGKAKASKGKGRTPAVKGAPRVGKRRQSR; encoded by the coding sequence GTGGATCATCGCCTGAACAAGCTCTTCATCACCGCAGCCAAGGAACTTCACTTCGCCCGGGCGGCCAAGGCCGAGGGCATCCCGCGCTCGAGCATGATCGCCGCGGTGAAGCAGCTCGAGGAGAACCTGGGCTATCCACTGTTCGACTACGACGCGGAGTCGACCGTGCTCACTCCCGAGGGTGAGGCGTTCGTCGAGAAAGCAAAGGCCGACCTCGCGAAATCGACCGGAAACTCCACCATCACCGCACCGCAAGCCGGGGGTAAGGCGAAGGCGTCGAAGGGCAAGGGCCGCACGCCTGCTGTGAAGGGCGCCCCCCGGGTCGGTAAGCGGCGTCAGTCGCGCTAG
- a CDS encoding copper resistance CopC family protein, with protein sequence MIRSAIRLPVATAAVLVGTGLALFAALPAAAHDALESSTPASGEVVTADPTTVSLTYSDDLLTLGGDTSAFAIQVTDPSGAFHENGCLTVDGLTASTGVAMGNPGTYTVTWQVVSSDGHPTSGTYTFDYQPTDTGNSLDGMATPPACGALWSGSARENAAPAATPEPTMTTMAEAPNTLQPTDATTSTATPADSSTPDDGDRTWLVVGASLAGIALLATVIALTVRRMRNDPFDKRHDEGDEPTKP encoded by the coding sequence GTGATCAGATCAGCCATCCGCCTGCCCGTAGCCACCGCAGCAGTCCTTGTCGGAACGGGTCTCGCGCTCTTCGCGGCGCTGCCCGCGGCCGCGCACGACGCGCTCGAGTCGTCGACGCCGGCATCCGGCGAGGTCGTGACCGCCGACCCGACGACGGTGTCGCTCACGTACAGCGACGACCTGCTCACCCTCGGAGGTGACACCAGTGCATTCGCTATCCAGGTAACAGATCCTTCCGGCGCGTTCCACGAGAACGGGTGCCTCACGGTCGACGGCCTCACGGCATCGACCGGCGTTGCAATGGGAAACCCCGGAACCTACACGGTGACGTGGCAGGTCGTGTCGAGCGACGGCCACCCGACCTCGGGTACCTACACGTTCGACTATCAGCCCACCGACACCGGCAACTCGCTCGATGGAATGGCGACGCCGCCGGCCTGTGGTGCGCTCTGGTCAGGGTCGGCACGCGAGAACGCGGCGCCGGCAGCTACGCCGGAGCCGACGATGACCACCATGGCGGAGGCTCCGAATACTCTCCAACCGACCGACGCCACGACGTCGACGGCGACCCCCGCCGACAGCTCGACACCGGATGACGGCGACCGCACGTGGCTGGTCGTCGGTGCCTCGCTCGCCGGCATCGCGCTGCTCGCCACGGTGATCGCCCTGACCGTTCGTCGCATGCGCAACGACCCCTTCGACAAGCGGCACGACGAGGGCGACGAGCCGACGAAGCCCTAG